The proteins below are encoded in one region of Fimbriimonadaceae bacterium:
- the purF gene encoding amidophosphoribosyltransferase, whose protein sequence is MKAGQQEWVVDDSPKEECGVLGLYIPGTESARLAYFALYALQHRGQESAGLAVSDGTVVRMHKGMGLVGQVFNEDILGTLRGELAVGHTRYSTTGHSELDNAQPVFCTSVIGDVAVAHNGNLVDIHLLKEDLLRNGHSFYSSSDSEVIARLLSSHLEEGPLAAVRATMAQIRGAYSVCVLVRNKLLAFRDPHGVRPLVLGRVRGGWMVASESCALSPVDGEFVREIRPGELVVIDENGLESFQAMEPAAPAPCLFELIYFARPDSRMEGSSVSAIRTRMGEELAREHPAEADVVVPVPDSGIPAARGYSKVSGIPYADGMMKNRYIHRTFIQPDQRMREMGVRMKLAPLHDEINGKRIVLVDDSIVRATTTKQIVRMLLDHGAAEVHVRITAPPIKWPCFYGIDMASRSELAAATFTVDEIRRHIGATSLGYLSVNGTVQAAGGGPHCLACFTGNYPIDVSEEHRIAAAARPPDVGQMTTVSSPVKVL, encoded by the coding sequence ATGAAGGCAGGGCAACAAGAGTGGGTCGTCGACGACTCTCCCAAAGAGGAGTGCGGCGTTCTTGGGCTCTATATCCCAGGCACAGAGTCTGCGCGCCTCGCCTACTTCGCGCTCTATGCCCTGCAGCATCGGGGCCAGGAATCGGCAGGGCTTGCCGTTAGTGACGGGACCGTCGTGCGCATGCACAAGGGCATGGGTCTGGTCGGCCAAGTCTTCAACGAGGACATCCTGGGCACGCTTCGCGGCGAACTGGCGGTGGGCCATACCCGGTACAGCACGACCGGTCACAGCGAGCTCGACAACGCCCAGCCCGTTTTCTGCACGAGCGTGATCGGGGACGTCGCGGTCGCCCACAACGGCAACCTCGTAGACATCCACCTGTTGAAGGAAGACCTCCTCCGCAACGGCCACAGCTTCTATTCTTCCAGCGACTCGGAAGTGATCGCGCGGCTCCTCTCGAGCCACCTGGAGGAAGGGCCTCTGGCCGCCGTGCGAGCGACGATGGCGCAGATCCGCGGGGCCTACAGCGTCTGCGTCCTTGTGCGGAACAAGCTGCTCGCCTTCCGCGACCCGCACGGGGTCCGCCCCCTGGTCCTCGGCCGTGTCCGCGGCGGTTGGATGGTGGCGAGCGAGAGTTGCGCCCTCTCGCCCGTCGACGGAGAGTTCGTGCGCGAGATCCGGCCGGGCGAACTCGTTGTGATCGACGAGAACGGCCTGGAGTCGTTCCAGGCGATGGAGCCCGCAGCCCCCGCGCCGTGCCTCTTCGAGTTGATCTACTTCGCAAGGCCCGACAGCCGCATGGAGGGCAGCTCGGTGAGTGCGATCCGGACGCGGATGGGTGAGGAACTGGCGCGCGAGCACCCGGCCGAGGCCGACGTGGTGGTCCCCGTGCCGGACAGCGGCATCCCTGCCGCGCGGGGCTATAGCAAGGTCAGCGGCATCCCCTACGCGGACGGGATGATGAAGAACCGATATATCCACCGGACGTTCATCCAACCAGACCAAAGGATGCGGGAGATGGGCGTGCGTATGAAGCTCGCCCCCCTGCACGACGAGATCAACGGGAAGCGGATCGTGCTGGTCGACGACTCCATCGTCAGGGCTACGACGACAAAGCAGATTGTGCGGATGCTATTGGACCACGGGGCCGCCGAGGTCCACGTCCGCATCACCGCGCCGCCGATCAAGTGGCCGTGCTTCTATGGCATCGACATGGCTTCACGGAGCGAACTTGCCGCCGCGACCTTCACGGTCGACGAGATCCGGCGGCACATCGGCGCGACGAGCCTCGGCTATCTCTCCGTCAACGGCACGGTACAGGCGGCTGGGGGAGGCCCTCATTGCCTGGCCTGCTTCACAGGGAACTACCCGATCGATGTTTCGGAAGAGCACCGGATCGCAGCGGCCGCCCGCCCGCCGGACGTGGGCCAGATGACGACCGTCTCCTCGCCGGTGAAGGTGCTTTAA
- a CDS encoding TMEM14 family protein encodes MLYRAVILIYGVILIAGGVMGYAMAGSMASLLTGGISGLLMLGLGIVSKEKPGFGMRGAAGLSLLLLIFWIYRTIQLSGEGKSVMISGMNIALAAAVIAILGYGHMSAMRRRRAEGETSHPAS; translated from the coding sequence ATGCTGTACAGGGCGGTCATCTTGATCTACGGCGTCATCCTCATCGCTGGTGGCGTTATGGGCTACGCCATGGCGGGGAGCATGGCCTCGCTCCTCACGGGCGGCATCTCCGGGCTGCTCATGCTTGGGTTGGGCATCGTCTCGAAGGAGAAGCCCGGCTTCGGGATGCGCGGCGCGGCCGGCCTTTCCCTGTTGCTCCTGATCTTCTGGATCTACCGCACCATCCAGCTTTCCGGCGAAGGCAAGTCCGTCATGATCTCCGGCATGAACATCGCCCTTGCGGCGGCGGTCATCGCGATTCTCGGTTATGGGCACATGTCCGCGATGCGCCGGCGCCGCGCGGAAGGCGAGACAAGTCACCCGGCCTCGTAG
- a CDS encoding NUDIX domain-containing protein yields the protein MSRFPSGRYGRQLLEFFPAPFRAPLRAFAALVFPWCGDEVLLCNIEDRGWCIPSGRVEPNETSLEAAAREAREEAGAVLQDILYLGCYRISERGEVRWADVYAARVKELVDIPAEFESMGRMYVTVDQLPEIYHLWNPLTEAIFDYSAEVLRRHAATLGMLEKS from the coding sequence ATGAGCCGGTTCCCGAGCGGGAGGTATGGCCGCCAGCTGCTCGAGTTCTTCCCGGCTCCGTTCCGAGCGCCGCTCCGCGCCTTTGCCGCCCTGGTCTTCCCGTGGTGCGGCGACGAGGTGCTGCTTTGCAACATCGAGGACCGCGGCTGGTGCATCCCCAGCGGGCGGGTAGAGCCGAACGAAACGTCCCTGGAGGCCGCCGCCCGCGAAGCCCGCGAAGAGGCCGGCGCTGTCTTGCAGGACATCCTTTACCTCGGCTGCTACCGCATCTCGGAGCGCGGCGAGGTGCGCTGGGCCGACGTCTATGCGGCCCGGGTCAAGGAACTCGTCGACATCCCTGCCGAGTTCGAGTCCATGGGCCGGATGTACGTCACGGTGGACCAGCTCCCCGAGATCTACCACCTTTGGAACCCCTTGACCGAGGCGATCTTCGATTACTCCGCCGAAGTCCTTCGCCGCCACGCGGCCACTCTCGGCATGCTGGAAAAGTCGTAG
- a CDS encoding LmeA family phospholipid-binding protein → MGPLVALAIFAGASVVGSREINVFERAAGRDIASLLSGDAKSVDVRVEPNGFGGPWGHLDRATITARDFSVEGLPLYTEPWRSQAARCSQLVLRLENFQLKGLRVEALEAQIPACRYDFGLARREKKFRLSRSGEGQGWVRVDEKDLASFILRKYPEIKQVTVESRHGFVRVKGYGEFLIVKTNFEVVARLVAKDGSKLYLADAKILFGFLAADEFASKTLLDTLNPVVDFDKDLQLGGALTVEKVTTQDGKIVLNGRTLIPKAVDPQSSGPFQLR, encoded by the coding sequence ATGGGGCCCCTAGTCGCACTGGCGATTTTCGCAGGAGCATCGGTCGTGGGCTCGCGGGAGATCAACGTCTTCGAGCGCGCGGCCGGACGGGACATCGCGTCGTTGCTCTCAGGCGACGCTAAATCGGTGGACGTCCGCGTCGAGCCGAACGGCTTTGGCGGGCCGTGGGGCCATCTGGACCGCGCCACGATCACCGCGCGGGACTTCTCGGTCGAGGGGCTTCCCCTCTATACGGAACCGTGGCGATCGCAGGCGGCCAGGTGTTCCCAGCTCGTCCTAAGGCTCGAGAATTTCCAGTTGAAGGGTCTGCGGGTGGAGGCCTTGGAGGCGCAAATCCCCGCTTGTCGCTACGATTTTGGGCTGGCTCGGCGAGAGAAAAAATTTCGGCTAAGCCGAAGCGGAGAGGGGCAAGGTTGGGTCAGGGTCGATGAGAAAGACCTGGCTTCTTTTATCTTAAGGAAATATCCGGAAATTAAGCAGGTCACGGTCGAATCCCGCCATGGCTTCGTTCGCGTGAAGGGCTACGGTGAGTTTCTCATCGTCAAGACGAACTTCGAGGTTGTGGCCCGATTAGTGGCAAAGGACGGTTCCAAGCTTTATCTTGCCGACGCAAAGATCCTCTTCGGATTTCTTGCCGCCGACGAGTTCGCGTCGAAAACGCTGCTTGACACGCTGAACCCGGTCGTGGACTTTGACAAGGATTTGCAGCTTGGCGGCGCGCTGACCGTCGAGAAAGTGACGACGCAGGACGGAAAGATCGTCCTCAACGGAAGGACGCTCATCCCCAAGGCGGTAGACCCTCAATCCTCCGGCCCTTTCCAGTTGCGATAG